A window of the Lysinibacillus irui genome harbors these coding sequences:
- a CDS encoding sensor histidine kinase, with amino-acid sequence MFKKNKRISLLHYWTSRYLLTLFIGLAIIFLISAAWIRHTTFENRLELMEFLADETVYRLTDTTNPNNGPINGIPGFIGDRERFNMREIDPILYVVDTEGNILTSNRPVPPGSAKNVAGLLDDEEGTKEITGGLEPEYVVKRKIEGNNQLLGWVLVKEKKDNLTRVNQAYGQLALLIGALALLGWIAIYFLSKRLARPIKQVAEAAKHIQEGNYTVDLPQDSKEKEVYELVTSFENMANKLEQLEKTRTELLAGVTHELKTPVTSISGLLQAVKDGVVTGLDAMDFIEMAMVETTKMKTMVGDLLAFNHFAVDAIPVKIQSVDVNQLLRDAVAQWEVLQDEDSVKVNLHLIEQAVYVQVDIVRIQQIMTNLLTNAKQAMDKGTITLILKERGDKLSIIVKDTGHGIPLEDQAFIFERFYRGENKKYTIRGLGLGLPLSKMMAQSSGGDLILIESNASGTSFELVLQTATSL; translated from the coding sequence GTGTTCAAAAAAAATAAGCGTATATCCTTACTTCATTATTGGACAAGCCGTTATTTACTTACACTTTTTATAGGATTGGCTATCATTTTTCTCATCTCGGCAGCGTGGATTCGCCATACAACATTTGAAAATCGATTAGAATTAATGGAATTTTTAGCAGACGAGACGGTCTATCGTTTAACGGATACAACAAACCCAAATAATGGTCCAATTAATGGTATACCAGGTTTTATTGGGGATCGAGAGCGTTTTAATATGAGAGAAATAGATCCTATTTTATATGTCGTTGATACAGAAGGCAATATCCTTACAAGTAACCGACCCGTACCACCTGGTAGTGCTAAAAATGTAGCGGGCTTGTTGGACGATGAAGAAGGTACGAAGGAAATAACAGGGGGGCTAGAGCCTGAATATGTGGTGAAAAGAAAGATAGAAGGTAATAATCAGTTATTGGGCTGGGTACTTGTGAAGGAGAAGAAGGACAATCTAACAAGAGTTAACCAAGCATATGGTCAGCTTGCTTTATTAATTGGAGCATTAGCCTTATTGGGTTGGATTGCTATTTACTTCTTATCAAAACGTTTAGCTCGTCCAATTAAACAAGTAGCAGAGGCAGCCAAGCATATACAGGAAGGTAATTATACTGTTGATTTGCCTCAAGATAGTAAGGAAAAAGAGGTCTATGAGCTTGTTACATCTTTTGAAAATATGGCAAACAAATTAGAGCAGCTAGAGAAAACTCGAACGGAGTTATTAGCGGGCGTTACCCATGAATTGAAAACACCTGTTACCTCCATAAGTGGCTTACTACAAGCTGTAAAAGATGGTGTTGTAACAGGATTGGATGCCATGGATTTTATTGAAATGGCTATGGTTGAAACAACAAAAATGAAAACAATGGTCGGTGACTTACTTGCCTTTAACCATTTTGCTGTGGACGCAATTCCAGTTAAAATTCAGTCCGTGGATGTTAATCAGCTGTTGCGAGATGCCGTGGCGCAATGGGAAGTTTTACAGGATGAAGACAGTGTAAAAGTAAATTTACATTTGATTGAACAAGCAGTGTATGTACAGGTAGACATTGTCCGTATTCAACAAATCATGACAAACCTATTAACTAATGCTAAGCAGGCAATGGATAAAGGAACGATCACGCTCATACTAAAGGAGCGAGGGGATAAACTATCGATTATTGTGAAGGATACAGGTCACGGAATTCCTCTAGAGGATCAGGCTTTTATTTTTGAGCGTTTTTATAGAGGAGAGAATAAAAAATATACTATTCGTGGTTTGGGTTTAGGGTTACCTCTTAGTAAAATGATGGCACAATCCAGTGGAGGTGACTTGATATTAATTGAAAGTAATGCC